A genomic region of Scomber japonicus isolate fScoJap1 chromosome 5, fScoJap1.pri, whole genome shotgun sequence contains the following coding sequences:
- the tdrd12 gene encoding putative ATP-dependent RNA helicase TDRD12, with the protein MLKISILKVENPSCLWGRVVRGPGGDEETVEQYDNLLAQMNLFYHDVTQDLRKLKPTSLDEGQVCVVYWSVMKSWCRAVVESIIMDSVSCQARCLLVDHGERLVVASDQIRIAMQSFLQLPFWVRRFHLAGIKPTTLRVSVYEEKAELIPSSQWDSSATLYLHNLLQASTQTEAVLLESESDSVSIELYLMVGKIKICANDDLVAKKFAYYGKESADSGGMDAVDRCPIMLSSSLLGQTGSTTSVKLKAQSPLRPVTSESAAADGAGDSVTAPSTAEVSSSAHRLTVGTAVNIHTSSPLTSGLLETCEGGSRSKVTEGPLFPGSRSKNGSEGAAAESDSSEDTDSSLAAALTKNLSLFKFLRFLNPGSNYQQAAPPVSQKEEVEVCQPEETTAASSSLPAQEVLTHNSEPVTQDQQVFLHMSSSRSEESGPAETEKMMNEEHWACSRLLEWLNPEPLNPNPDAEEDLVVPSDPRRSGILVHSALPVEPCTSLDDAPITDGLRWVLRRKLYCAPFPADCHSWPAVARGCNAVIVSQNADQPLSYLAPLLTHITLNSIFTTLTSSAGPVAVLLCPGWEKVQTVFDLLEETRLIQTLHPAIALLGVGKDEPKSVRIPKNCLLLVTTPFSLVRLLSCHCFLFLRMYHLILDEADQLFTLAPDQMATILQHFQKVTSSEEKALCPQQLVAVAKRWTSHMEGLLTNHMPYPSVVMTVPEEAALYGNVQQVILMTPENNKISVLLTALDFNPEVGQKTVIVTNSADEVDDVFKAVSNKSAFCLKTHEGLTHQFDFVAQQWRKDIGPGTHVILVTTNECLRCLGIRDATCVVHYGFPTSPKLFGSRLFFMADNFRNLSERVSSQDQTQSCPHVTRSVLLISERNARHVVGVLRYLGRTNAPLPPELLSFAQGVYVAREDQKTNRPLCSYLKSFGVCRDSSVCPDRHRFIPILDQSDLPASGVIEVVPLYIKTASVFYGRIVRKEDGGFDSMAAQMASYYADKKIGATKLQEGGLYAVQEDDVFHRVKVLCVPDVRDRLFYCVFVRFIDIGKEEEVKSHQILQLPEQFHSLPDQAIEIIVCRVKPVDAEIDWHPKVTRAVSQKIRGLQHRARAVLSLGQTVFVDPMVRVTQVPGMKTLINEYNVQSEILNTGMGALNPEHLDLLKTLCQDGAAGCTLVHVDRRSDCGSASLEVRIKAEEEVLAEAFRAAEIKKLAAPDPPRPKTYEPLSPVSILNRFLIPATPAPEVQTVPAHDQKSDIVEQRSIQTAGLSFHPQVRWYQTSDSVVVTVKLSNPQSQRCDFYPDRVVYSGNVNGRSYRADLKLQGNIIADRCCWEMKSNEPVLKLVKQQQGYWEKLLNNKNIFVSYDMDHFEEDEDTTPNGRLFLGNTGEDNWYVNSESGSESD; encoded by the exons ATGCTGAAAATATCTATTTTAAAG GTTGAGAACCCGTCCTGCCTCTGGGGTCGGGTCGTCCGTGGCCCCGGCGGTGATGAAGAGACCGTCGAGCAGTACGACAATCTGCTAGCTCAAATGAACCTTTTCTACCATGACGTCACCCAGGACCTCCGCAAGCTAAAGCCCACGTCGTTAGATGAGGGACAG gtgtgtgtggtgtactGGTCGGTGATGAAGTCGTGGTGTCGGGCCGTGGTGGAGTCGATCATCATGGACTCAGTGTCCTGTCAGGCTCGCTGCCTCCTGGTCGACCATGGAGAGCGGCTCGTTGTTGCCTCAGACCA GATTCGAATTGCTATGCAGAGCTTCCTCCAGCTGCCTTTCTGGGTGAGAAGGTTCCACCTGGCAGGAATCAAACCAACAACCCTGCGAGTGTCTGTGTATGAGGAGAAGGCCGAGCTCAT TCCGTCCAGTCAGTGGGACAGCTCTGCTACACTTTACCTGCACAACCTGCTGCAAG CGTCCACTCAGACAGAGGCTGTGCTGCTTGAATCCGAGTCAGACTCCGTCTCCATTGAGCTCTACCTGATGGTCGGGAAGATCAAG ATCTGTGCAAACGATGATCTGGTGGCCAAGAAGTTTGCGTATTACGGCAAAGAGTCAGCTGACAGCGGCGGGATGGACGCGGTGGACCGATGTCCCATCATGTTGTCCTCCAGCCTGTTGGGTCAGACCGGCTCCACGACTTCAGTCAAGCTCAAGGCACAAAGCCCGCTTCGTcctg TGACTTCAGAGAGTGCGGCTGCAGACGGAGCAGGTGACTCTGTGACGGCTCCCTCCACAGCTGAGGTCAGCAGCTCTGCTCACCGTCTCACTGTCGGTACGGCAGTAAATATCCACACATCCTCACCTCTGACTTCTGGGCTGCTGGAGACCTGTGAGGGAGgcagcaggtcaaaggtcacagaagGACCGCTTTTTCCAGGCAGCCGATCAAAGAATGGCTCAGAAGGTGCTGCTGCAGAGAG TGACTCATCGGAGGACACAGACTCGTCTCTGGCTGCAGCTCTGACCAAAAACCTCAGTCTGTTCAA GTTTCTAAGGTTCTTGAATCCTGGCAGCAACTACCAGCAGGCGGCTCCCCCC GTGAGTCAGAAAGAAGAGGTGGAAGTCTGTCAGCCTGAAGAGACGACTGCAGCCTCCAGCAGCTTGCCAGCACAAGAAGT ATTAACACACAACAGTGAGCCTGTGACACAGGACCAGCAAGTGTTTCTTCATATGAG TTCCAGTAGATCAGAAGAGTCGGgaccagcagagacagagaagatgATGAATGAAGAGCACTGGGCCTGTTCCAG ACTTTTGGAGTGGTTGAACCCGGAGCCTCTGAACCCCAATCCAGACGCAGAAGAAGACCTG GTTGTTCCCAGTGATCCCAGGAGGAGTGGGATTCTGGTGCACTCTGCCCTCCCAGTGGAGCCGTGCACCAGCCTGGATGACGCCCCCATCACAGATGGACTCCGCTGG GTGTTACGGAGGAAGTTGTACTGCGCTCCGTTTCCGGCTGACTGTCACAGCTGGCCCGCCGTGGCTCGAGGCTGCAACGCCGTCATCGTGTCCCAGAACGCAGACCAGCCGCTCAGCTATCTCGCCCCGCTGCTCACCCACATCACCCTCAACTCCATCTTCACCACCCTCACCTCCAGCGCAGGG CCGGTGGCGGTGCTGCTGTGTCCTGGCTGGGAGAAAGTCCAGACTGTGTTTGACCTGCTAGAGGAGACCAGACTGATACAGACGCTCCACCCAGCCATCGCGCTGCTGGGCGTTGGCAAAGACGAGCCCAAGTCTGTCAGGATCCCAAAAAACT GCCTCCTGTTAGTGACCACTCCCTTCAGTCTGGTCCGCCTGCTGTCCTGCcactgcttcctgttcctgcGTATGTATCACCTGATCCTGGACGAGGCCGACCAGCTCTTCACTCTCGCTCCGGACCAG ATGGCGACCATCTTGCAGCATTTCCAGAAGGTGACCTCCAGTGAGGAGAAGGCGTTGTGTCCTCAGCAGTTGGTTGCCGTGGCAAAGCGCTGGACCAGTCACATGGAGGGTTTGTTAACCAATCACATGCCGTATCCCAGCGTTGTCATGACAGTCCCGGAGGAAGCTGCTCTCTATGGCAACGTCCAGCAG GTCATCCTCATGACTCCAGAGAACAATAAAATCTCCGTACTGTTGACCGCATTAGATTTTAACCCCGAAGTCGGCCAGAAGACTGTAATCGTAACCAACTCTGCCGATGAGGTCGATGACGTATTCAAG GCTGTGAGCAACAAATCAGCGTTCTGCCTCAAGACCCACGAAGGGTTAACGCACCAGTTTGACTTTGTGGCCCAGCAGTGGAGAAAAGACATCGGCCCCGGCACTCATGTTATTCTGG TGACGACCAACGAGTGTCTGAGGTGTTTGGGAATCAGAGATGCTACGTGTGTCGTCCACTACGGCTTCCCCACGTCACCCAAACTGTTCGGCAGCCGACTCTTCTTCATGGCAGACAACTTCAGAAACCTCTCAGAACGA GTTTCCTCCCAGGATCAAACACAGAGTTGCCCTCACGTCACCAGGTCTGTGCTCCTGATCTCAGAGAGGAACGCCCGCCACGTGGTCGGGGTTTTGCGGTACTTGGGTCGAACCAACGCCCCGCTGCCCCCTGAGCTGCTGTCTTTCGCTCAGGGCGTCTACGTGGCCCGAGAGGACCAGAAGACCAACAGGCCTCTCTGCAGCTACCTGAAGAGCTTTGGAGTCTGCAG agacagcagtgtgtgtccCGACCGTCACAGGTTCATCCCCATCCTGGATCAGTCTGATCTGCCCGCCTCTGGAGTCATAGAA GTCGTGCCTCTCTACATCAAGACTGCATCAGTCTTTTATGGTCGTATTGTGAGGAAGGAGGACGGCGGGTTTGACAGCATGGCGGCTCAGATGGCTTCTTACTACGCCGACAAGAAAATCGGAGCCACGAAACTGCAGGAAGGAGGATTATATGCAGTGCAGGAGGACGACGTCTTCCACAG GGTGAAGGTCCTGTGTGTACCAGACGTACGCGATCGGCTCTTTTACTGCGTCTTCGTTCGGTTTATCGACAtcggaaaagaagaggaggtcAAATCTCATCAGATCCTGCAGCTGCCGGAGCAGTTTCACTCTCTGCCCGATCAGGCCATAGAGATCATCGTCTGCAGGGTCAAACCGGTCGACGCAGAGATTGACTGGCACCCAAAG GTTACCAGAGCCGTCAGCCAGAAGATCCGAGGTCTGCAGCACCGAGCCAGAGCAGTCCTCAGTCTGGGACAAACTGTATTTGTTGATCCCATG gtgcgGGTGACGCAGGTGCCAGGTATGAAGACTCTGATCAATGAATACAACGTTCAGTCTGAGATTTTAAATACGGGGATGGGAGCATTAAACCCGGAGCACCTGGACCTGCTGAAGACGCTCTGCCAGGACGGAGCGGCCGGCTGCA CACTGGTTCATGTGGATCGCAGGTCGGATTGTGGTTCAGCGTCTCTGGAGGTCCGGATCAAAGCTGAGGAAGAAGTTCTAGCCGAAGccttcagagcagcagagatcaAGAAGCTCGCTGCTCCAGATCCTCCTCGCCCCAAAACGTATGAGCCACTCAGTCCAGTATCTATTCTGAACCGGTTCCTGATCCCAGCAACACCAGCACCTGAAGTCCAAACTGTCCCAGCTCATGATCAGAAGTCAGATATCGTCGAACAGAGGAGCATCCAAACCGCTGGTCTGAG TTTCCACCCTCAGGTCCGCTGGTACCAGACGTCTGACTCGGTGGTCGTCACGGTGAAGCTGTCGAACCCGCAGAGTCAGCGCTGCGACTTCTACCCTGACCGAGTCGTTTACAG TGGAAACGTGAACGGTCGCTCCTACAGAGCCGATCTCAAGCTTCAGGGAAACATCATCGCTGACCGATGCTGCTGGGAAATGAAGTCCAACGAGCCGGTCCTCAAATTGGTCAAACAGCAGCAGGGATACTGGGAGAAACTCCTCAATAACAAG aatatttttGTGAGTTACGACATGGACCACTTCGAAGAGGATGAGGACACCACACCAAATG GTCGGCTGTTTTTGGGGAACACAGGAGAAGATAACTGGTACGTGAACTCAGAGAGCGGCAGTGAGAGTgactga